In Deinococcus sp. QL22, the following are encoded in one genomic region:
- a CDS encoding DedA family protein, whose amino-acid sequence MAEWVQNVMDTLGYAGILLLMIVENLFPPIPSEVILPSAGFAASRGSLNVALVVVVATIGSVLGTLPLYYIGRAFGEEKLVAWADKHGKWLTLRGKDIRKADDWFDKHGTKAVLFGRMIPGIRSLLSLPAGMSEMPLPKFLIYSAIGSALWASLLVGAGYVLGENYDRVEQYISPVSRIILVLLVLGAAVWFMRRKQAQRAETT is encoded by the coding sequence ATGGCCGAATGGGTGCAAAACGTGATGGACACTTTGGGTTACGCAGGCATTTTGCTGCTGATGATCGTGGAAAACCTCTTTCCACCTATTCCCAGTGAGGTGATATTGCCCTCTGCGGGATTCGCAGCCTCTCGCGGGAGCCTGAATGTCGCGCTGGTGGTTGTCGTGGCGACCATCGGCAGCGTGCTGGGGACTTTGCCGCTGTATTACATCGGGCGGGCATTTGGCGAAGAAAAGCTGGTGGCGTGGGCCGACAAGCACGGCAAATGGCTGACCCTGCGCGGTAAGGACATTCGCAAGGCCGACGATTGGTTCGACAAGCACGGAACCAAAGCCGTCCTGTTTGGCCGCATGATTCCCGGCATCCGCAGCCTGCTGAGCCTGCCTGCGGGCATGAGCGAAATGCCGCTGCCCAAATTCCTAATTTACAGTGCCATCGGCTCGGCACTCTGGGCCTCGCTGTTGGTGGGCGCTGGCTACGTGCTGGGCGAAAATTACGACCGAGTAGAGCAGTACATCAGCCCCGTTTCGCGCATCATTTTGGTGCTGCTGGTGCTGGGCGCGGCGGTGTGGTTCATGCGGCGCAAGCAGGCGCAGAGGGCCGAAACGACGTAG
- a CDS encoding HAD-IA family hydrolase yields MTAPEPLLDAQAHGVRALIFDFDGTILDTESREFWHWQELYRTHGRELALTDWQRGIGTWDAFDPWAGLPDAVRADREQVHAALHGRILADIQEQDVRPGVRAVLEAVRPAGLHLALATSSDRAWVTRWLEHHGMIHLFEVLATRDDVARVKPDPELYLLAAQRLGLRPEECIAVEDSLNGATAAVAAGTRVLVVPNDVTRTQPFPATWPRIGGYEGGLAEVIRVAVGG; encoded by the coding sequence ATGACTGCCCCCGAACCTCTGCTGGACGCCCAGGCGCACGGCGTTCGCGCTCTGATTTTTGACTTTGACGGCACGATTCTGGACACCGAGAGCCGAGAATTCTGGCACTGGCAGGAGTTGTACCGCACGCATGGCCGCGAATTGGCCCTCACCGACTGGCAGCGCGGTATTGGTACCTGGGATGCCTTCGACCCCTGGGCGGGGTTGCCCGATGCGGTGCGGGCCGACCGGGAGCAGGTACATGCCGCGCTGCACGGACGAATCCTGGCCGACATACAGGAACAGGATGTGCGCCCTGGTGTGCGGGCGGTGCTGGAAGCGGTGCGGCCTGCCGGATTACACCTGGCCCTCGCCACCAGCAGTGACCGGGCCTGGGTCACGCGCTGGCTGGAGCATCACGGCATGATTCACCTGTTTGAAGTCCTCGCCACCCGCGATGATGTGGCCCGCGTCAAACCCGATCCAGAACTGTACCTGCTGGCCGCACAACGGCTGGGGCTAAGGCCTGAAGAATGCATTGCTGTGGAAGATAGCCTGAACGGGGCCACCGCTGCCGTCGCCGCCGGAACCCGCGTGCTGGTCGTGCCCAACGATGTGACGCGCACTCAGCCGTTTCCCGCGACCTGGCCTCGTATCGGCGGGTACGAGGGCGGGTTGGCAGAGGTAATTCGGGTGGCAGTTGGGGGGTAA
- a CDS encoding SDR family oxidoreductase — translation MANLGSSTVMLTGAGGALATAIAQELEDAGAQIVLVGRGEALAKAADRFPATEVIDVDLTDPASIDLLRKVKVDTLVHTAGAFSMQDAQKATTTDLNAMFGANMLTLFHAVQGVLPSMLKQKDGLIMGVSAGQAARLSGPRAALYTASKAAVSAYILSLHDELKAKGVRGCVLYPMGAIDTPTNRDAGMSWDSLIDPRGLAKSVAHALTRPDRAHVTELKVYPDV, via the coding sequence ATGGCGAATCTCGGCTCCTCCACGGTCATGCTTACGGGCGCGGGCGGCGCACTCGCCACCGCGATAGCTCAGGAATTAGAAGATGCAGGCGCACAAATTGTGCTGGTGGGGCGCGGTGAAGCGTTGGCGAAGGCCGCCGACCGCTTTCCCGCCACCGAAGTCATAGATGTAGACCTGACCGACCCAGCCAGCATTGATCTACTCCGCAAGGTCAAGGTAGACACACTGGTGCATACAGCGGGCGCATTTTCTATGCAGGACGCGCAGAAGGCCACCACCACCGATCTGAACGCGATGTTCGGGGCCAATATGCTGACCCTCTTTCATGCCGTACAGGGCGTATTGCCCAGCATGCTGAAACAAAAAGACGGCCTCATCATGGGCGTCAGCGCAGGCCAAGCCGCTCGGCTGAGTGGCCCCCGCGCCGCGCTGTATACAGCCAGCAAAGCCGCTGTCAGCGCCTACATTCTGAGTCTGCACGACGAACTTAAAGCCAAAGGCGTGCGCGGCTGTGTGCTGTACCCGATGGGGGCCATCGACACGCCCACCAACCGGGATGCGGGCATGAGTTGGGACAGCCTGATCGACCCGCGTGGACTGGCAAAAAGTGTGGCCCACGCGCTGACAAGGCCAGACCGCGCGCACGTGACGGAATTGAAGGTGTATCCGGACGTTTGA
- a CDS encoding Xaa-Pro peptidase family protein yields MTANAAANPIDANPIEQMRAALQATDLDGWLIYDFQGLNPHAAKVLGLPKEAFLTRRFFVWVPREGQAVLLHNHIEGGTWANLSAGWGVERRAFGSHDQLDSALRDMVAGKRVAMEYSSLGAVPYVSRVDAGTVERVRAAGAEIVSSADLLQAFLTWSTEDLAAHERAVAVLMQAKDDAYRLIHERLKAGQPVTELDAQAVIGRAIEAAGMVSGHAVNVSFGVNAADSHYEPSPEQHATLDWGQCVLIDLWAQEPGRPFADVTWVGYAGQPSDTYLDAWRAVAGARDAGIAQLLAGGDLSGWQIDRTVRDTMGAPWSEFFFHRTGHDLGVQIHGSGANLDDYETRDTRRLTPGLCVTVEPGTYPAAQGFGIRTEVDVYLDPAGARVTTDIQRQPFVLGAGDWEAVRAAAYGE; encoded by the coding sequence ATGACCGCCAATGCTGCTGCCAACCCGATTGACGCTAATCCGATTGAACAGATGCGGGCCGCCCTGCAAGCCACCGACCTCGACGGCTGGCTGATCTACGACTTTCAGGGCCTGAATCCGCACGCGGCGAAAGTGCTGGGATTGCCCAAAGAGGCTTTCCTGACGCGCCGATTTTTTGTGTGGGTGCCGCGTGAAGGGCAGGCGGTGCTGCTGCACAACCACATCGAGGGCGGCACCTGGGCCAACCTGTCGGCGGGCTGGGGCGTGGAGCGGCGGGCCTTCGGATCGCATGACCAACTGGACAGTGCCCTGCGCGACATGGTGGCCGGAAAGCGCGTGGCGATGGAATACAGCTCACTGGGGGCCGTGCCGTATGTAAGCCGCGTGGACGCCGGAACCGTGGAGCGCGTGCGAGCGGCGGGGGCAGAAATAGTATCGAGCGCCGATCTGTTGCAAGCCTTCCTGACGTGGAGCACCGAAGATTTGGCCGCCCACGAGCGGGCTGTAGCTGTGCTGATGCAGGCCAAAGACGACGCCTACCGCCTGATTCACGAGCGGCTGAAGGCAGGCCAACCCGTGACCGAACTGGACGCGCAGGCCGTCATCGGGCGGGCGATAGAGGCGGCGGGCATGGTCAGCGGCCACGCAGTAAATGTGAGTTTTGGCGTGAATGCCGCCGATTCCCACTACGAACCCAGCCCTGAACAGCACGCGACGCTGGACTGGGGCCAGTGCGTGCTGATCGACCTGTGGGCACAGGAACCGGGCCGCCCGTTTGCCGATGTGACTTGGGTAGGCTACGCGGGCCAACCGTCTGACACATATTTGGATGCGTGGCGGGCAGTGGCGGGGGCGCGGGATGCGGGCATAGCGCAACTGCTGGCGGGCGGCGACCTGAGCGGCTGGCAGATAGACCGCACCGTGCGCGACACGATGGGCGCACCCTGGAGCGAATTCTTCTTTCACCGCACCGGGCATGACCTCGGCGTGCAGATTCACGGCAGCGGCGCAAACTTAGATGACTACGAAACCCGCGATACCCGCCGCCTGACCCCCGGCCTGTGCGTGACCGTGGAACCCGGCACCTATCCGGCAGCTCAGGGGTTCGGCATCAGGACAGAGGTGGACGTGTACCTAGACCCGGCGGGCGCACGAGTGACGACTGATATTCAGCGGCAGCCCTTTGTACTGGGTGCGGGCGACTGGGAAGCGGTGCGGGCGGCGGCTTACGGGGAATAA
- a CDS encoding DUF1266 domain-containing protein: protein MDVFRLLVPVAVVLVVMLLIWAGRAMLEGAREGIAEAKEEKVAAKAVQTAEKQAKAKARLARFEAAAAALSPADRFALNLRAPFTEIWLEIFPHEEGARELEYFYRLTPPPGQEDELRKVLEEGWDITDHTSALHSLAWLIDSGHRLPYAQVRQAVAEGEDTKGRAREAGVVKKWEDQVGEAGGAAFDLARAVDVAAMAHALGYLSEAECGRILRQCRIIAQDLFDSWDTYGQSFLAGAEFWKSGGLMDGTRNKRYAGSIRWLREDPQSPWLRDPWPVSLERQERLKAMN, encoded by the coding sequence ATGGACGTTTTTCGGTTGCTGGTGCCTGTTGCTGTGGTGTTGGTGGTCATGCTCCTCATTTGGGCAGGGCGGGCCATGTTGGAAGGCGCACGCGAAGGCATAGCAGAAGCCAAAGAGGAAAAAGTGGCAGCCAAAGCTGTGCAGACCGCCGAGAAGCAGGCCAAGGCCAAGGCCCGCTTAGCGCGGTTTGAAGCCGCTGCCGCCGCACTTTCTCCCGCTGACCGTTTCGCCCTCAACCTCCGCGCCCCGTTTACCGAAATCTGGCTGGAAATCTTTCCGCACGAGGAAGGTGCCCGCGAGTTGGAATACTTCTACCGCCTGACGCCGCCGCCCGGTCAGGAAGACGAGTTGCGAAAGGTGCTGGAAGAGGGCTGGGACATCACTGACCACACATCGGCCCTGCACAGCCTCGCGTGGCTGATAGACAGCGGCCACCGCTTGCCCTACGCGCAGGTGCGCCAAGCCGTCGCTGAGGGTGAGGACACGAAGGGCAGGGCGCGTGAGGCGGGCGTGGTGAAAAAATGGGAAGACCAAGTAGGAGAGGCGGGCGGCGCGGCCTTCGATCTGGCCCGCGCCGTGGATGTGGCGGCTATGGCCCACGCGCTGGGCTACCTCTCGGAAGCCGAATGCGGGCGGATTCTGCGTCAGTGCCGGATCATTGCCCAGGACTTGTTCGACAGTTGGGACACATACGGTCAAAGCTTTTTGGCAGGCGCAGAGTTCTGGAAATCGGGCGGCTTGATGGACGGCACACGCAACAAACGCTACGCGGGGAGCATTCGCTGGCTACGGGAAGACCCGCAGAGTCCGTGGCTGCGCGATCCGTGGCCCGTGTCGCTGGAACGTCAGGAACGGTTGAAGGCGATGAACTGA
- a CDS encoding DUF4153 domain-containing protein, translating to MSTELHPLTPAPTWDATSRPRPERAAWPLGVAAVAGIAAYVLTISTDGQSGLNVAIWVAIWVGLLLWSTRRRSQTPTREGLTLLGVALAFALTFALWDAPGEFQFLNALALVLALVLGAAVWRHAGLATTATGRMTGMIFTGGSRLFYGPFALLERFPWGKLRGAKAGRATPWLTGLLLTVPVLLVFGGLLAGADSGFADLISGLWRWNPENLIQSSFTVLLWVAFAGGLAYPALMALSPTLLGTATDTPEERGGRLGLIETGMPLLALGALFLVFLFTQLPYFLSGITLPDGFTFAEYVRRGFSELLWVAFLTLGLLLAAYGLTRPNVRAQATYRLLNLAVLLPLALVLVSAANRWRLYTLAYGLSEIRVLGAALLVWLVLALAWLGVCLWRGTLRRFAYPALLAGFGTLLLATLINPGALIARVNVGRELAAVTNVTRSTPQQADLWSLIQLGADAVPTVVANLDTLTRDCPPGECGYMDHREYVILKLKEEFGAARDPRVWNLSQERARRAVLGLRE from the coding sequence GTGTCCACTGAGCTGCATCCCCTGACTCCCGCGCCGACCTGGGACGCGACATCCCGGCCCCGGCCAGAGCGGGCGGCGTGGCCTCTGGGGGTGGCGGCAGTGGCTGGGATAGCGGCCTACGTTTTGACCATTAGCACGGACGGACAATCGGGCCTGAATGTAGCGATCTGGGTGGCGATCTGGGTCGGTTTGCTGCTGTGGAGTACGCGGCGGCGCAGCCAAACTCCGACCCGTGAAGGACTGACGCTGCTGGGCGTGGCGCTGGCCTTTGCCCTGACCTTTGCTCTGTGGGACGCTCCGGGCGAGTTCCAATTTTTGAACGCGCTGGCCTTAGTACTGGCGCTGGTGCTGGGGGCGGCGGTCTGGCGGCACGCGGGGCTGGCAACCACCGCCACTGGGCGCATGACAGGCATGATCTTCACGGGCGGATCGCGGCTGTTCTACGGCCCCTTTGCCTTGCTGGAACGCTTTCCGTGGGGGAAATTGCGCGGAGCCAAGGCCGGACGGGCCACGCCTTGGCTGACTGGCCTGCTGCTGACCGTGCCGGTGCTGCTGGTCTTCGGCGGGCTGCTGGCCGGGGCCGACAGCGGTTTTGCCGACCTGATTTCGGGCCTGTGGCGCTGGAATCCAGAGAACCTGATTCAAAGCTCGTTTACGGTGCTGCTGTGGGTGGCCTTCGCGGGCGGCCTCGCGTACCCGGCGCTGATGGCGCTCTCCCCTACCCTGCTGGGAACCGCCACCGACACGCCAGAAGAACGCGGCGGGCGCTTGGGTCTGATCGAAACAGGAATGCCTCTGCTGGCGCTGGGAGCTTTATTTCTGGTTTTCCTGTTTACACAACTGCCCTATTTCCTCAGCGGCATCACACTGCCCGACGGCTTTACTTTTGCCGAATACGTGCGGCGCGGCTTTTCGGAGTTGCTGTGGGTGGCGTTCCTGACGCTGGGGCTGCTGCTGGCTGCCTACGGCCTGACCCGGCCCAATGTGCGGGCACAGGCCACTTACCGCCTACTGAATTTGGCCGTGTTGCTGCCGCTGGCGCTGGTGCTGGTCAGTGCGGCCAACCGTTGGCGACTGTACACGCTGGCTTACGGCCTGAGTGAAATCCGCGTGCTGGGGGCGGCCCTGTTGGTGTGGCTGGTGCTGGCACTGGCATGGCTCGGCGTATGTCTTTGGCGCGGCACGTTGCGGCGCTTTGCTTATCCGGCGTTGCTGGCAGGCTTTGGCACGTTGCTCCTCGCCACCCTGATCAATCCCGGCGCACTCATTGCCCGCGTAAATGTGGGGCGTGAACTCGCCGCCGTGACCAACGTGACCCGCAGCACGCCGCAACAGGCCGATTTGTGGAGCTTGATCCAATTGGGAGCCGACGCTGTGCCCACGGTGGTAGCAAATCTGGACACCCTCACCCGTGATTGCCCGCCTGGTGAATGCGGCTACATGGATCACCGGGAGTATGTGATTTTAAAACTCAAAGAGGAATTCGGCGCGGCGCGTGATCCGCGAGTTTGGAATCTCAGTCAGGAGCGGGCGCGGCGGGCGGTGCTTGGGCTTCGGGAGTGA
- a CDS encoding menaquinone biosynthesis decarboxylase — MAFPDLRTFMRLLEDRGELVRVPFPVDRELEITEIADRLVKAGGPAVLFENVKGSPFPLVIGLMGTRERTALSLGVSDLADLAAKVRALIDLKGSGGIGGMLGNVTKLRDAANLPPKHVKTGPVQEVVWRGDEVDLSKLPVLKCWPQDGGPFVTLPLVITKDPETGERNMGMYRMQVMSRNTTGMHWQRHKTGTRHLEKARKLGQRLEVAVALGGDPALIYAATAPLPPIPGLDEFALAGYLRGQRYPVTKGITVDLDVPANAEFILEGYIDPQEDWVMEGPFGDHTGFYTLPDLYPLFHVTAISMRRDPVYPATIVGRPPMEDAYLIEASERLFLPAAQLILPEIVDYHMPPAGVAHNLVVVGIDKKYPGHAYKVANGLFGLGQMMFAKVMVIVDKNVPVNNFEAVWREVAARAVPGRDTLTTRGPSDVLDHSSRGWGYGGKLILDATTKLPEEVGSALSSRDHQGTDGTEAVTFIPRASADLPAFEGVKAQRQTDDGYWLVAFHKTRPGQARELAEAFAAHAASAGVRHLLICDELTDVHDIQDVWWTILNNIDAERDVWTLPTDSGAVLAWDGARKIPEEGFVREWPPKIEMEQSVKNRVDARWHVYGLPDSLR; from the coding sequence ATGGCATTTCCTGACCTGAGAACCTTTATGCGGCTGCTCGAAGACCGGGGCGAACTCGTGCGCGTGCCTTTTCCGGTAGACCGAGAACTGGAAATCACTGAAATCGCAGACCGTTTGGTCAAGGCAGGCGGCCCCGCCGTACTGTTCGAAAATGTCAAAGGCAGCCCTTTTCCGCTGGTAATCGGGCTGATGGGAACGCGGGAACGCACGGCCCTGTCGCTGGGTGTATCTGATCTGGCTGATCTGGCTGCCAAAGTCCGCGCCCTGATTGATCTGAAAGGCAGCGGAGGCATCGGCGGAATGCTGGGCAACGTGACCAAGCTCCGTGACGCGGCCAATCTGCCCCCCAAACACGTCAAAACTGGCCCGGTGCAGGAGGTGGTCTGGCGCGGCGATGAAGTAGACCTCTCCAAATTGCCCGTGCTGAAATGCTGGCCGCAAGACGGCGGGCCGTTCGTAACATTGCCGCTCGTGATCACCAAAGACCCCGAAACAGGCGAACGCAACATGGGCATGTACCGCATGCAGGTCATGTCGCGCAACACCACTGGCATGCACTGGCAGCGCCACAAAACAGGCACGCGCCATCTGGAGAAGGCCCGCAAATTGGGGCAGCGCCTAGAAGTGGCGGTGGCACTGGGCGGCGATCCGGCCCTGATCTACGCCGCCACCGCGCCCCTGCCGCCCATTCCCGGCCTCGATGAATTTGCACTGGCAGGCTATCTGCGTGGCCAACGGTATCCGGTCACGAAGGGCATCACCGTTGATCTGGACGTGCCCGCCAACGCCGAATTTATTCTCGAAGGCTACATAGACCCACAGGAAGACTGGGTGATGGAGGGGCCATTTGGCGACCACACCGGCTTTTATACGCTGCCCGATCTGTACCCACTGTTCCACGTCACGGCCATTAGCATGCGCCGTGACCCGGTGTATCCAGCCACCATCGTGGGCCGCCCGCCGATGGAAGACGCCTACCTGATCGAAGCTTCCGAGCGCCTGTTTTTGCCCGCCGCACAGCTTATTTTGCCCGAAATCGTGGACTACCACATGCCGCCCGCCGGAGTCGCCCATAACCTCGTGGTGGTGGGGATAGACAAGAAGTATCCGGGTCACGCCTACAAGGTTGCCAACGGCCTGTTCGGGCTGGGCCAGATGATGTTTGCCAAAGTCATGGTGATCGTAGATAAAAACGTGCCTGTGAACAATTTTGAAGCCGTGTGGCGCGAGGTGGCCGCCCGCGCCGTGCCGGGCCGCGATACCCTGACCACACGTGGCCCCAGCGACGTGCTCGATCACAGCAGCCGGGGCTGGGGCTACGGCGGCAAACTGATTCTGGACGCCACGACCAAACTGCCCGAAGAAGTAGGTAGCGCCTTGAGTAGCCGAGATCATCAGGGCACCGACGGAACCGAAGCTGTAACGTTCATTCCCCGCGCCAGCGCCGATCTGCCTGCCTTCGAGGGCGTGAAGGCCCAGCGTCAGACCGACGACGGCTACTGGTTGGTGGCGTTCCACAAAACCCGTCCCGGTCAGGCCCGCGAGTTGGCCGAAGCTTTCGCCGCTCATGCGGCCTCGGCAGGTGTCCGTCACCTCCTGATCTGCGATGAACTTACCGACGTACACGACATCCAGGACGTGTGGTGGACAATTCTCAACAATATCGACGCCGAACGCGACGTGTGGACACTGCCCACAGATTCGGGCGCAGTGCTGGCCTGGGACGGCGCACGCAAGATTCCTGAGGAAGGCTTCGTGCGGGAATGGCCGCCCAAAATCGAAATGGAGCAAAGCGTCAAAAACCGTGTGGATGCCCGCTGGCACGTGTATGGCCTGCCCGATTCCCTGCGCTGA